GACGCGCGCGTGCTGCAGATGCTGGCCGACGCCATGGACGTCCACCTGGGTCTTCCGGACCTCAGGACCGTGCGCGCCGAGATCGACCGGCTCGGCGCCTGGGACGGACCCCGGGCCACCGAACCGCTGGAGACCGGCGCCCAGTTGCCGCGGCCGGCCGCCGGAGAGGCCGTGCTGGCCGGGCACCGGCTGCTGCTCGACCAGGGCCGTCTCCAGGACGGCGACGAGGCGCTCGCCGGGACGCGGCACGCGGCCCACGCGCGCGTGTCGGCCGCCACCGCCGCCGAGGCCGGGGTGAAGGACGGCGACCTCCTCGCCGTGACCGGTTCCGCCGGCGTGGTCGAACTCCCGCTGCAGATCACCGAGATGCCCGACCGCGTGGTCTGGCTCCCCCTGAACTCCGCGGGCAGGGGAGTCGCCTCCGACGCCGGCGCGGTGCCCGGCTCACTCGTCCGCATCGGCCCGGCGACGCTCGCCGCCGAAGCCCCCAAGGAGGTGGAGGCATGAGCCCGTACCTCGCCGCTGAAGACCTCTCGCTGTTCGGCACCGACCCCTGGTGGCTGGTCGTCCTCAAGGCGGTCTTCTGCTTCGCCTTCGTGGTGCTGTCCGTGCTGCTCGCCATCGTCTGGGAACGCAAGGTCGTCGCCTGGATGCAGCTGCGCATCGGCCCCAACCGGAACGGCCCCTGGGGCATGCTCCAGTCGCTCGCTGACGGCGTGAAACTGATGCTCAAGGAAGACCTCGTCGTCAAGCGCGCCGACAAGGTCGTCTACATCCTCGCGCCGATCATCATGACCGTGCCGGCCTTCATGGCGATTGCGGTGATCCCCTTCGGCCCGGCCGGCAACGAGATCTCGATCTTCGGCCACCGCACCACCATGCAGCTCACCGACCTGCCGATTGCGATGCTCTACATCCTCGCGACCGCCTCCGTGGGCATCTACGGCCTCGTCCTCGCCGGCTGGAGCTCCGGATCGACGTATCCGCTGCTCGGCGGCCTGCGCTCGTGCGCGCAGATGATCTCCTACGAGATCGCCATGGGTGCGGCGTTCGCCTCCGTGTTCCTCTACTCGGGCTCGATGTCGACGTCCACGATCGTCGAGCAGCAGCAGGACCGCTGGTACATCCTGTTGCTGCCGGTCTCCTTCGTCCTCTACATCATCACGATGATCGGCGAGACCAACCGCGCCCCCTTCGACATGCCGGAGTCCGAGGGCGACCTGGTCGGCGGCTTCAACACCGAGTACACGTCCATCAAGTTCGCGCTGTTCATGCTCGCCGAGTACGCGAACATGATCACCGTCTCGGCCGTGGCGACCACGCTGTTCCTCGGCGGCTGGCGGGCTCCCTGGCCGGTCAGCACCTTCTGGGAGGGCGCGAACCACGGCTGGTGGCCGATGCTCTGGTTCGTCCTCAAGGTCCAGGCGTTCCTGTTCATGTTCATCTGGGTGCGCGCCTCGCTCCCACGGGTGCGCTACGACCAGCTGATGAAGCTCGGCTGGAAGGTCCTCATCCCGGTCTCCGTGGTGTGGCTGATGCTCGTCGCGACCGTGCGGACCCTGCGCAACGAGAACTACGACTTCGCCGACATCGCCCTCTACGTCGCCGGCGGTGTCCTGGCGCTCCTGCTGCTGTCCTTCGTCGCGGACATGTTCCGCAAGCCGAAGGAGGAGCCCGCCCCGCCCGTCGGCTTCGACCCGATGGCCGGCGGATTCCCCGTACCGCCGCTGCCCGGACAGGAGTTGCCACCCGTGCCCAGGCGCCGCCCGCGCCGGGAGCGGGAGCTGATTGTCAGTGGCGGGCCCGATACTCAGAGTGACGGATCTCTGGATGGAAAGGAGGCGTCCGATGGCTGAGGAGCCCAAGGAGACCGATCCCGGTTTCCAGAATCCGGTAGCCGGCTTCGGCGTGACCTTCAAGGCCATGTTCAAGAAGCGGCTGACCGAGCAGTACCCCGAGCAGCAGAAGACCACCGCTCCCCGTTTCCATGGACGGCATCAGCTCAACCGCCATCCGGACGGCCTGGAGAAGTGCGTCGGCTGCGAGCTGTGCGCCTGGGCCTGCCCCGCCGACGCGATCTACGTCGAGGGCGCGGACAACACGGAAGAGGAGCGCTACTCGCCGGGCGAGCGGTACGGGCGCGTCTACCAGATCAACTACGCCCGCTGCATCCTGTGCGGCCTGTGCATCGAGGCGTGCCCCACGCGCGCGCTGACGATGACCAACGAGTTCGAGCTCGCCGACTCCAGCCGCGCCAACCTCATCTACACCAAGGAGCAGCTGCTCGCCGGGCTCGAAGAGGGCATGGTCGACTCGCCCCACTCGATCTTCCCGGGGACGGACGAGCAGGACTACTACCGGGGCCTGGTGACCGAGGCCGCGCCCGGCACGGTCCAGCAGGTCGCCGTCTCCAAGGGAGAGCGCCCGGAAGAAGAGGAGGTCGGCGCATGAGCATGCAGCTCGCCGCCTACTCCACCTCCACCGGCGAGGCCTTCCAGTTCTGGGTGCTCGGCACCGTCGCCGTGATCGGCGCCCTGTGCACCGTCCTCATGAAGAAGGCCGTGCACAGCGCGCTCTGTCTCGCCGGCACCATGATCATCCTGGCGGTGTTCTACCTCGCCAACGGCGCCTACTTCCTGGGCGTCGTACAGATCATCGTCTACACCGGCGCGATCATGATGCTGTTCCTCTTCGTGGTGATGCTCGTCGGCGTCACCGCCGCGGACTCCCTGAAGGAGACCATCAAGGGCCAGCGCTGGCTGGCCCTGCTCTGCGGCCTCGGCTTCGGCATCCTGCTCATCGCCGGCATCGGCAACGCCTCCCTGACCGAGTTCAACGGGACGGCGCAGGCCAACGCCAACGGCAACGTGGAGGGACTCGCCACCCTCATCTTCACCACGTACGTGTTCGCCTTCGAGATCACCGGCGCCCTGCTGATCACGGCCACCATCGGCGCCATGCTGCTCACCCACCGCGAGCGCACCGAGCGGGCCAAGACCCAGCGCGAGCTGGCCGAGCAGCGCGTCCGCGAGGGCAAGCACCTTCCGCCGCTGCCCGCACCCGGTGTGTACGCCCGGCACAACGCCGTGGACATCGCGGGCCTGCTGCCCGACGGCACCCCCTCCGAGCTCACCGTCAACAAGACGCTGCGCGAGCGCGGCCAGATCCGTGACGTCTCGACCGAGGCGCTCAACGATCTGCGCGCACTGGAACAGCGCGCCGAGGAGCGCCTGGAGCGGACCGACACGGCACCGGCGAACCTCAAGCGGACCGAGGAGGCGTCGAAGTGAACCCCGTCAACTATCTCTACCTCGCGGCACTGCTGTTCACGATCGGCGCCACCGGCGTACTGATCAGGCGCAACGCCATCGTCGTGTTCATGTGCATCGAGCTCATGCTCAACGCCTGCAACCTGGCGTTCGTCGCCTTCTCCCGGATGCACGGCAACCTCGACGGCCAGATCATCGCCTTCTTCACGATGGTCGTCGCCGCCGCGGAGGTCGTGGTCGGGCTCGCGATCATCGTGTCCCTGTTCCGCTCCCGCCACTCGGCCTCGGTCGACGACGCCAGCCTGATGAAGCTCTGAGGGGTCGCTGAATCGTGGAGAACCTGATTGCGCTGCTGGTGGCGGCGCCCCTGCTCGGAGCGGCCGTACTGCTGTGCGGCGGCCGGCGGCTCGACGCCGTCGGCCACTGGATCGGCACCGCCCTCGCGGCCGCCTCCTTCGTGATCGGCGCCGTACTCTTCGCCGACCTGCTCGGCAAGAACGCCGAACACCGGACCCTGACGAGCCACCTGTACAGCTGGGTCCCGGTCGAGGGCTTCCAGGCGGACATCGCCTTCCGCCTCGACCAGCTGTCGATGACGTTCGTGCTGCTGATCACCGGCGTCGGCTCGCTGATCCACCTGTACTCCGTCGGGTACATGGAGCACGACGAGCGGCGCCGCCGCTTCTTCGGCTATCTGAACCTGTTCCTCGCGGCGATGCTGCTGCTCGTCCTCGCCGACAACTACCTTCTGCTGTACGTCGGCTGGGAGGGCGTCGGTCTCGCCTCCTACCTGCTGATCGGCTTCTGGCAGCACAAGCCCAGCGCCGCGACCGCCGCGAAGAAGGCCTTCCTGGTCAACCGCGTCGGCGACGTGGGCCTGTCGATCGCGATCATGCTGATGTTCACGACGTTCGGGACCTTCGCCTTCGGACCGCTCCTCGGCAGCCATGAGGAGCCCGGGCTGGTCACCGGCGCCTCCGAGGCCACCCTCACCGGCATCGCCCTGATGCTGCTGCTCGCCGCCTGCGGCAAGTCCGCCCAGGTGCCGCTGCAGTCCTGGCTCGGGGACGCGATGGAGGGCCCGACCCCGGTCTCGGCCCTCATCCACGCCGCGACCATGGTGACCGCGGGCGTCTACCTGATCGTCCGTTCCGCCAACATCTTCAACCTCGCTCCGGACGCCCAGCTGGTCGTCACCATCGTCGGTGCCGTCACGCTCCTGTTCGGTGCGATCGTCGGTTGCGCGAAGGACGACATCAAGAAGGCGCTGGCCGGCTCGACCATGTCGCAGATCGGCTACATGGTCCTCGCCGCGGGCCTCGGCCCCATCGGCTACGTCTTCGCGATCATGCACCTGGTGACGCACGGCTTCTTCAAGGCCGGGCTGTTCCTCGGCGCCGGTTCGGTCATGCACGGCATGAACGACGAGGTCGACATGAGGAAGTACGGCGGCCTGCGGAAGTACATGCCGATCACCTTCGTCACCTTCGGCCTCGGCTACCTCGCGATCATCGGCTTCCCGGGTCTGTCCGGCTTCTTCTCCAAGGACAAGATCATCGAGGCGGCCTTCGCCAAGGGCGGCACCGAGGGCTGGATCCTCGGCGGCGCGGCCCTGCTGGGCGCGGCCATCACGGCGTACTACATGACGCGCGTGATGCTGATGACGTTCTTCGGGGAGGAGCGCTGGAGGAACCAGCCCACCCGCTCTCCCGAGGCACCGAGCGCGGAGCCCGCCGCCGAGCACCACGGCGAGCACGCGGAGCCGCACCCGCACGAGTCGCCCAGGTCCATGACGATCCCCATGATCGTGCTGGCCTTCGGATCGGTCTTCGCGGGCGCCTTCTTCAGCATCGGTGACCGCTTCCTGCACTGGCTCGAGCCCATCACCGGGCACGACCACGGCGACTCGCCGCTCAGCGCGGCCACGGTCACCAGTGCCACGGTCGCCGTGATGGTCATCGGCGTCACCTTCGCCTACCTCCAGTACGGCCGACGCCCGGTCCCGGTCGTCGCCCCGCGCGGATCCCTGCTCACCCGGGCCGCCCGCCGCGACCTGCTCCAGGACGACTTCAACCACGTCGTCCTGGTCCGCGGCGGCGAGCACCTCACCCGGTCCCTGGTGTACGTCGACCACACCCTGGTCGACGGCGTGGTCAACGGTACGGCGGCCTCCATGGGCGGCCTCTCCGGACGGCTCCGCAAACTGCAGAACGGCTACGCGCGGTCGTACGCGGTCTCGATGTTCGGCGGTGCGGCAGTGCTGATCGCCGCGACCCTGCTGATGAGGGCGGTCTGATACCGATGTCCTTTCCTCTGCTGACAGCGACGGCGGCGCTCCCGGCGATCGGCGCGATCGCCACGGCCGCCGTACCGGCCGCGCAACGCACCGCAGCCAAGTGGCTCGCGCTGCTCGTCTCGCTGGCGACCCTCGTGCTCGCCGCGATCGTCCTGGTCCGCTTCGACCCGGACGGCGACCGTTACCAACTCACCGAATCCCACTGGTGGATCAAGGACTTCGGGGTCAAGTACGAGCTGGGCGTGGACGGCATCGGGGTGGCGCTCGTCGCGCTGACCGCGCTGCTGATCCCGTTCATCATCCTCGCGGGCTGGCACGACGCCGACCCGCTGGAGACCGGGAACACCCGGTGGCGGCCGACGCAGGGCTTCTTCGCCCTGATCCTGGCCGTCGAGGCGATGGTGATCATCTCCTTCGAGGCCACC
Above is a window of Streptomyces sp. NBC_00490 DNA encoding:
- the nuoH gene encoding NADH-quinone oxidoreductase subunit NuoH, translated to MSPYLAAEDLSLFGTDPWWLVVLKAVFCFAFVVLSVLLAIVWERKVVAWMQLRIGPNRNGPWGMLQSLADGVKLMLKEDLVVKRADKVVYILAPIIMTVPAFMAIAVIPFGPAGNEISIFGHRTTMQLTDLPIAMLYILATASVGIYGLVLAGWSSGSTYPLLGGLRSCAQMISYEIAMGAAFASVFLYSGSMSTSTIVEQQQDRWYILLLPVSFVLYIITMIGETNRAPFDMPESEGDLVGGFNTEYTSIKFALFMLAEYANMITVSAVATTLFLGGWRAPWPVSTFWEGANHGWWPMLWFVLKVQAFLFMFIWVRASLPRVRYDQLMKLGWKVLIPVSVVWLMLVATVRTLRNENYDFADIALYVAGGVLALLLLSFVADMFRKPKEEPAPPVGFDPMAGGFPVPPLPGQELPPVPRRRPRRERELIVSGGPDTQSDGSLDGKEASDG
- the nuoI gene encoding NADH-quinone oxidoreductase subunit NuoI, translated to MAEEPKETDPGFQNPVAGFGVTFKAMFKKRLTEQYPEQQKTTAPRFHGRHQLNRHPDGLEKCVGCELCAWACPADAIYVEGADNTEEERYSPGERYGRVYQINYARCILCGLCIEACPTRALTMTNEFELADSSRANLIYTKEQLLAGLEEGMVDSPHSIFPGTDEQDYYRGLVTEAAPGTVQQVAVSKGERPEEEEVGA
- the nuoK gene encoding NADH-quinone oxidoreductase subunit NuoK gives rise to the protein MNPVNYLYLAALLFTIGATGVLIRRNAIVVFMCIELMLNACNLAFVAFSRMHGNLDGQIIAFFTMVVAAAEVVVGLAIIVSLFRSRHSASVDDASLMKL
- the nuoL gene encoding NADH-quinone oxidoreductase subunit L; translation: MENLIALLVAAPLLGAAVLLCGGRRLDAVGHWIGTALAAASFVIGAVLFADLLGKNAEHRTLTSHLYSWVPVEGFQADIAFRLDQLSMTFVLLITGVGSLIHLYSVGYMEHDERRRRFFGYLNLFLAAMLLLVLADNYLLLYVGWEGVGLASYLLIGFWQHKPSAATAAKKAFLVNRVGDVGLSIAIMLMFTTFGTFAFGPLLGSHEEPGLVTGASEATLTGIALMLLLAACGKSAQVPLQSWLGDAMEGPTPVSALIHAATMVTAGVYLIVRSANIFNLAPDAQLVVTIVGAVTLLFGAIVGCAKDDIKKALAGSTMSQIGYMVLAAGLGPIGYVFAIMHLVTHGFFKAGLFLGAGSVMHGMNDEVDMRKYGGLRKYMPITFVTFGLGYLAIIGFPGLSGFFSKDKIIEAAFAKGGTEGWILGGAALLGAAITAYYMTRVMLMTFFGEERWRNQPTRSPEAPSAEPAAEHHGEHAEPHPHESPRSMTIPMIVLAFGSVFAGAFFSIGDRFLHWLEPITGHDHGDSPLSAATVTSATVAVMVIGVTFAYLQYGRRPVPVVAPRGSLLTRAARRDLLQDDFNHVVLVRGGEHLTRSLVYVDHTLVDGVVNGTAASMGGLSGRLRKLQNGYARSYAVSMFGGAAVLIAATLLMRAV
- a CDS encoding NADH-quinone oxidoreductase subunit J gives rise to the protein MSMQLAAYSTSTGEAFQFWVLGTVAVIGALCTVLMKKAVHSALCLAGTMIILAVFYLANGAYFLGVVQIIVYTGAIMMLFLFVVMLVGVTAADSLKETIKGQRWLALLCGLGFGILLIAGIGNASLTEFNGTAQANANGNVEGLATLIFTTYVFAFEITGALLITATIGAMLLTHRERTERAKTQRELAEQRVREGKHLPPLPAPGVYARHNAVDIAGLLPDGTPSELTVNKTLRERGQIRDVSTEALNDLRALEQRAEERLERTDTAPANLKRTEEASK